GATCAGGATGACTGCGGCCGTCTCCACGGATGACCAGACCATAACCCGCTGATTGAGATCTTCGGCCCGCTTGCGACCTTGCGCCTCCCTCAGTCGATGATGCGTCTGGGCGTCCAGGATGTCGTTGAGGCCCTTGTGAATCGCCTGCGACGATGTCTCCATTTGTGTGAGCACCGTGGCATGTTCATCCACACCGGGCAGAGCCGGCTCCTCGCCCACTTGGAAGTCCACGTAGACGATCTTGTGCGAGAAGGCCGAGAATTGATTGCCAAAGCACGCGGTGTACACGCCCGTTGTCTCCGCAACGAACTGATGACTATCGAAGGTGGCCTTCTCCAGATTGTAGATGACCTTGCCCTGCGGATCCTTTAGGGTGACGTCCACGTCTAATTGGCCACCGGCCGACACCTGGAACTCAAAGTAGGCGCTCGAGTTCTTTTTGATCTCCTCGTAGAAGCAATCCACCGCGTTGTCGGCCAGATCAAAGGTGAATTCGACGGCAGAGATGCAGTGCATCATCAGAGCTACCGCAAGTACAACGATTTGTGTGTTCATGGTTCAccctttttgctttttggtaTTCCCTGCTGGATTCGTATGATTCCCTGCTTCACCGCCTGCTATACTTCCAGCTGCAAGAAAAATGCGCTCGGTCAGTGCCAAGATTCCGGCCAAATGCAATGCCACCTGTCATTCCAATTCCATTTACTCACCAGCCTCCGTCCGGATTACGTGAcgtgtttttgttatttgtgATATGCTATCGATATCGCCAGCAGTCGGCGTTCTTTGTTATCGCCGCACGATAAGTCGGGGTTCTGACGTGTCAACACTCTTTTCCGCCACTCGCTGTGCAGCACTGGGGACCCACGTAGGTAATATCGGCTACTGTGAGCAGCAGAGTTGccactcttttttttttggcgccATTATCAAAATTTGTTAGGCactaaaaaataaactttaaataataaaataattaataaaaatacatacaaccatatatttttaaaattttatttcgtCATCACTCAAGATTGTTGTAAGtctattaatttttaaaaatatacatttcaGAATTATAATTGTGAATCcgaaattttttaaaagtaaATGGAGAAAAAGGGAAAAGCTACTTTCCAATGGTAGCTGAACACGGTCTACACCTGCAGGCGTACCAGTTCTCGGTTGGAGAGAATGGTGATCACATTGTTTGCTGTGGTTATGCCTAGAATCTCTTCTATGTCGTCGTCCAAGGTGATGAAGTTCTGTTTACCCAAGGTGACGGGAGGTCCGTTGCGCCTGCGGAGACCATCAGCGAAGCTACGAGACGGAAAGTAGATGATCAAGTAGCGAACAGGATCACATATGGCCACGTAATCCAAATCCGGACTGCAGACGGTGAATTTCCGCACAACCTTGGAGGCCTGCACGTAGCCGAAGGCGTGAAGCTGGCCCTCGTGGCGGACACTCCATTCATCCGGACGACTGGGCTGGTACATCTGTAGCCATATGGAGGCGTCGACGCCCTGGCGGGTAGAAAAGGCGGCCGGAAAGCCAGGACGCAGCGTGGTGGTGAGCACCAGTGGCGGAGGACCAAGAAAAACAGTGTGGGTGATGCTTCCGCTGGTCAAATTGAAGCGTACTAAAAGgagaaaatgtatttattaagCATATGTAGCAGATATATAATGGAATGCTCACCCATCTTTATTTCTTCATCTGCGGATGTTAAGTCGCATTCTTCAACGGGATCCTGCAGATTTGGAATGGTCAGTGGTGGAGCTTGAATTGGATGTACTTCCTCCGGTACGTCATCTTTCTCCTGTGCGAGCAAACGTGGCCAATTCTGAATCTCCGCCTTGGTAAGTGACAATTCTAGGCCATTCTCAGCCAACTTGAATGCACTTAAATCATCTACCACACTGGCGTATAACTCTTCGGTGACTATAACCTCATCCAGATGCTTTACAACGACAGTGGTATTAGAAGCGCTCACGTCAAACTCTTCAGCGGATGCAGTTGATGATACATTGAAACAAATGAGCACATTATCATCCGTTTGGGACCAGATATAACTAGGTGGGCCACCATTTTCCAGCTGGCCATCGTGATCATCTGGGGAATTCAAGCGGGCAGCGGCTGCTTCATCGGCTGCCCGACGCTCCTCGGGAGTCTGAACATCGTGGTTGCTGGCAATGACTAGGGAATCGGCGCGAGGCTCAAAGGCGCAGTAGTGCAATGAGCCAGTGGTCTCCAGCCGTTGACAGATATTATATGACCACTCGTTATTGGTGGGGGAATGAGTCCACCGTGCCCAGGTCAAGTCCATGTAATAGACGTGCGTCTGATCTGGGCCAACTGCATCACGGCGTGCCACATGACCGGCCACCAGCGAGATCTGCTTGCGTT
The Drosophila mauritiana strain mau12 chromosome X, ASM438214v1, whole genome shotgun sequence DNA segment above includes these coding regions:
- the LOC117147810 gene encoding nudC domain-containing protein 1; its protein translation is MPVVELKVDRNLVHSDFSGYKLTFDPVPVLQQELEYEAYTVQPSSNQFSLLHTELFAQHNHLVADPWMRHCSYFFNNRHQLVQCNYDIQTGNARAQRVVLTVDYSDQGDEELHRSGDYNYTIVFVSERFCVICDGMTSYHLVDTGDRSRTGVQDWERITRSPVNNNSGNRGFALFDARLDVLQERKQISLVAGHVARRDAVGPDQTHVYYMDLTWARWTHSPTNNEWSYNICQRLETTGSLHYCAFEPRADSLVIASNHDVQTPEERRAADEAAAARLNSPDDHDGQLENGGPPSYIWSQTDDNVLICFNVSSTASAEEFDVSASNTTVVVKHLDEVIVTEELYASVVDDLSAFKLAENGLELSLTKAEIQNWPRLLAQEKDDVPEEVHPIQAPPLTIPNLQDPVEECDLTSADEEIKMVRFNLTSGSITHTVFLGPPPLVLTTTLRPGFPAAFSTRQGVDASIWLQMYQPSRPDEWSVRHEGQLHAFGYVQASKVVRKFTVCSPDLDYVAICDPVRYLIIYFPSRSFADGLRRRNGPPVTLGKQNFITLDDDIEEILGITTANNVITILSNRELVRLQV
- the LOC117148152 gene encoding transmembrane emp24 domain-containing protein 3, with translation MNTQIVVLAVALMMHCISAVEFTFDLADNAVDCFYEEIKKNSSAYFEFQVSAGGQLDVDVTLKDPQGKVIYNLEKATFDSHQFVAETTGVYTACFGNQFSAFSHKIVYVDFQVGEEPALPGVDEHATVLTQMETSSQAIHKGLNDILDAQTHHRLREAQGRKRAEDLNQRVMVWSSVETAAVILIGLVQILVLRNFFTDRKPSQAHYGRL